The Lycium barbarum isolate Lr01 chromosome 12, ASM1917538v2, whole genome shotgun sequence genome includes a region encoding these proteins:
- the LOC132623330 gene encoding uracil-DNA glycosylase, mitochondrial — translation MKCGCSRQWSDLLGDFRTHFLTAFTDKKMASSSSKTLMDVLKQPAAKRLKRVSSTISSALEDPKDVTSEQKRRMEFNRSLAKAKRNLKLCSHKLNPNGEGVGYVKLQELLVEETWLEALPGEFQKPYAENLCKFVEKEISGSVPIYPPQHLIFNALNTTSFDRVKAVIIGQDPYHGPGQAMGLSFSVPKGVKVPSSLTNIYKELKQDLGCSIPLHGNLEQWAVQGVLLLNAVLTVSHHQANSHANKGWEQFTDAVIKTISQKKEGVVFILWGNYAQTKARLVDETKHYVLKSAHPSGLSANRGFFGCRHFSQTNQLLEKMGIPPIEWQL, via the exons ATGAAATGCGGGTGTTCCCGCCAATGGAGTGACTTATTGGGTGATTTTAGGACCCATTTCCTCACTGCTTTTACAGACAAAAAAATGGCGTCTTCATCATCCAAAACCCTAATGGATGTATTGAAGCAACCAGCAGCAAAGCGCCTAAAACGGGTATCTTCCACCATTTCTAGCGCCTTGGAAGACCCCAAAGACGTAACATCGGAGCAAAAGCGGAGAATGGAGTTCAACAGATCACTCGCTAAGGCCAAAAGGAACCTCAAACTTTGTTCTCACAAATTAAACCCAAACG GTGAGGGGGTTGGATATGTGAAGTTACAGGAACTCTTGGTTGAGGAGACATGGTTGGAAGCACTGCCAGGGGAATTTCAGAAGCCCTATGCAGAGAACTTGTGCAAATTTGTGGAAAAGGAAATTAGTGGTAGTGTCCCAATTTACCCTCCACAACATCTCATTTTTAATGCTCTTAACACTACTTCATTTGACCGGGTAAAGGCTGTCATCATTGGACAG GATCCGTATCATGGACCGGGTCAGGCAATGGGCCTCTCTTTCTCGGTGCCTAAAGGTGTGAAAGTCCCTTCTAGTCTGACAAACATATATAAAGAACTTAAGCAAGATTTGGGCTGTTCAATACCACTTCATGGAAATCTGGAACAATGGGCTGTACAG GGCGTTCTGCTTCTCAATGCTGTTCTAACAG TTAGCCATCATCAGGCAAATTCTCATGCAAATAAAGGCTGGGAGCAATTTACAGATGCTGTCATTAAAACAATTTCTCAGAAGAAAGAAGGAGTTGTTTTCATTCTGTGGGGAAACTACGCCCAAACAAAAGCCAG GTTAGTTGATGAAACAAAGCACTATGTTCTCAAATCAGCACACCCTTCTGGTTTGTCTGCAAACAGAGGCTTCTTTGGATGTCG GCATTTTTCACAGACAAACCAACTTTTGGAAAAGATGGGAATACCTCCCATTGAATGGCAACTATAA